The DNA window TGCGGTGTGCCGCTGGACTGAGGAATCTGGGGCATTTGAGAGAGGGCATTAGGCAGTTGTGGCGGCGGTGTAGGTTGCTGGCGGACGGCAGTAGCTTTGATGAGCCCTGCCAGAGTTCCGGGATTGAGCAGTTGCTGCAATGGCTGCGAGACAGACTGGGTGGGCGGCGTCGACCCTGGGGGAGGCCCTGATGCCGTCGGCCCATTCGCAGGAGCATTCTGAAGAGGATTGGAGGTCCCCAGCGCAGAGATTTGATCCCGGACGAGGTTCAGCTGGTCCTGGGTCAATTGCTGCCTCTGCAAGATGCCCTGgagatccagcagcgcctTCAACCGTTGCTGTGAAGACGGGTTGAAAGGGCTATTGGCGAAATCCGTCCGAGCCGAGGCGATCAGAGCATCCAAGTCTCGGTTCAGAGAGTCCAGGTTGGGATCGGGCCGATGAGCAGGTGGTGGAGTCTGGCCAAGATTAGTGACTCTCGAAACCACCCGGAAAATTGGAGCACACTTACCGATGTATTGAATCCATGCCCATTAGCattcgtcggcggcggtTGATTAGGTAGCGGATGGCGCATGTTGGGCTGCGGGTTGGTGGACCAGTTGGTGGGAGTGACGCTTCCCCGGCCACGCAGGATCTCAGGCTGGCGGGCCTGCTGCGACTGCAGTGCGGCGGTGCGGGCCTTGATCAGGGCGTTTTCGATATTGCGGGTGGTGTCTGGAGGAAAGACCGGGCGGGTGTCGAGCGAACCGGGCACGGGCTCCTTCCAGGTCTTGAGCATCTCGTCCAGTTTGCGACGGGTCTGCGAGTCGACCAACGTGTAGGCGTTCATGAAGGTCTGGTACATGTTGCGGCCCAGGAACAGCGTGTAGGGGGTGCCCACGTTCTTGACGATGGAATCGACTACATACAGCGCTGGAAGTTTCTGGGGCGGCGGAGTCTACCCGGGGTTAGAATGGGCTACAGGATGGAATGATGGGGTGGGATTCACCTACCGAGCGGATGTGGTTCTCCAGCACGCGCGAGATGGCCATGGCATGCTCGGTGTTCTCCTTGGCGATCACGGTGAGGTTGCTGATCTGGAATCGGTCATTGGTGGTCAAATCCTCCAGCGAGTTCTTGTAGTCCTCCGCGACCTCGTCCGACACCAGGCCAGACATgtttttggttcttcttctaAGTCCGCCCAACTGGGACCAgcacggagatggagagaaagtgGTACAATGCTTGCTAGCTAGAGAGAGACTCAAAACAACAGACCCCCAGTCCAACCCAGCAGACCCTGCGACCTTCCGGGGGAAACGACCTCTACTTAATTCTGCCAGTGACGACAACGCCGAGGATCAAGACGGacggggagagaggagagagaaagggaagggagggaagaggatggaagggaagtgaagaaagaaagaccgagaggaagggaagggattgatgggatggatggattaCGTACAGTATTCTGGATGGGCAGGGTCAGGTGACTCGCATGACGCATGTAGCAGtggcttcctcctctctctcttgcttcTCATTCACCACTTCTATCTGACGATTTATTCTGAACATGAAACTGTTTTTGACTCTGTTGGCTCTACTTCCGTTGGCGCTGGCCGCCAAGTCGCTCAAATCCGTGATCGTCACCTTCCCGGAGGGCAcgccggactcggtgatCAATCAGGCCAAAGACTCGCTGGTGGCCTCGGTATGAGGCCCATTGGATTTTGATTTTCGATTGCCTGACTGACTGCTGATTTCTAGGGTGGCATTATTACTCATGAATATCGTCAGTACCACTCTTCTACACCCATCGGCGGGCAATACTAACCGTCTTGGTTTATCTAGATCTCATTCGGGGCTTTGCGGCTGAGGCTCCCGTCAAGTCTCTCGAGGCCCTATCCACGCAGGACAGCGAGTACAAAGCCAACGTcgaggaggacaaggtgGTGTCCATCGATGGAGACTACGAGGGCCAGGCACACTCGTTCTGATCCTCTTACGATCCCTCAGCTGGATCTGGGACATTCTTTTTTTGATCTGGAGCATATAGGCTGTTGCAATAATGATTTACTTACTACCTAGGATATGACAATACTCAAAATAACTACGTTTGTCCGACAACAGCTGTGTAGTTTCAGTAGTGGACCTCTGATCTTCGAACTCCCGAGTGTTTCCCCCCCCCGCTAGTGCCAATCCATCTTCGCCCCCCCGGAACGAACACGCGCGACTatctctctcactctctgTCTCCCTTTCCTCTTCATCCCCTGTCTTTTTCGCCAGTGTGTTGCGACCCAGACATGCTGCGGTCGCATCGCATCCTCTCGGCCTGCTACTAACATAGTTCTCGGCAATATGTCGGAACACACCGTGACCAAGGTTCTGCTGGAATGGATCAACAGCTTCTCCCTGGGCAGGACCCTCCGAGCCACGGATGAATTGACCGATGGAATTATCCTGTGGGAAATCCTGCAGGACATCGATCCCCAGTATTTCCTCGATGAGATCCCCGAACGTACCCCCGCCGACCACTGGGTGGCCAAGTGGCAGAATCTCAAGCACATCCAcaagctgctgctcagcTACATCCGCCACCAGAACGATGATACCCTGCCCTCCGGTCTCGATCCGTCGCCCGATCTCGAAGCCGTCGCCGAGAAAGCCGCCCCCAAGGAGACCAACAAGTTGTTGAAACTCCTCCTGATCGCGGCGATCAGCTCGCCCAACGCGGGAACCTACGTGCAGACGCTCCAGGAGCTCAGCACCTCCACCCAGGAGGGCCTCAAGGATATCATCGAGGAGGCGCATAATGGCCAGCACGAACCCCTGGACTCGGCCGACGAGTTGAAAGAGGAACTGGCCAAAGCAGACCGCCCAGACTTGGAACTGCAGTTTGAGGAACGCGTCGGCAAGGTGATTGCGGAGAATGATCGCCTCACAcacgagaagaaggagctAGAGAAGGCGTTAGAGGACCTGCACAATCGTCTGGCGCGTCTGCAGGAGAACAACGACACCCTGCAGAACCGCCTCGCGTCGACCGAGGATCGGCTGGTGACACTCAAGTCTGGAAAGGGCGAGGGGTTCAACGCAAAGGCGCTGGAGAGCAAAACGCGCCAACAGGATGACCTGATCGCGTCCCAGGAAGCGAAACTGTCTGCTGTCAATGATGAACTCGACAGTCTCCGGATGACCGTCGAGTCCTTACGCGTCAAGAATCAACGCTACCAAAGGCTGCAGGATGACTACGACGAGCTCCGCACCGAGAGAGATCAGCTCGCGCGCAAGGCCAACGCGGCAGAGAAATACCGCCAGAAGCTTCAGGCGAACCAGGActtcgagaaggagaacCAGACCCTCAAGAACCAGATCAAAGATTTCCAGCAACAGCTAAAGGAAACGGACTCATCACAACGATGGTCCTCGGAGCGCAATGTGGAGCTCGAAGAGTACCGAAAGCTTCTGCCACAACTGGAGCAGGACACCAACGAGATCCAGCACCAGAAGAAACAGCTCGAGTTCAACAACCACGCTCTTACGGAACGGCTTCAGAGTGCGGCTGAAGAGAATGAAAGGAACGACGCTTTGATCAGCGAGCTCCGCGAGCGTTTGCGGGAGCTCGAGGGCTCCGGTAGTCCATCTCCCGGGTCTGGGACGCCGAAGAAGCACACATTGCATAATGATTTCGAGGCCCTTGGTGTCAAAGAATCCCAGCTGTATGGCCATTGTGCTCTTCTATCAGTTTCGTGGCTAACCATGGGCAGGAAATCCGAAAACGAAGAATTGAAACGCGAAATGGAGTCCTTGAAGGCCCCGTCAACCACCGTAGAGGTATGTGTCCCGTGCGTTCTGCCGAAGCTCTGGAGACTAACGAACACAAGCCGGCTCCTCAATTCGAAGGCTTCTCCGAGAGCTTTAACGCGTCCGTGCACCTTGCGCGCGAAAATTCCACTCAAGGGTATGTTTATCTGGCACCGATGATCCGACCAGCTCTAATTTTTGATTATAGCGAGGAGTACTGGAAACTGTATGAGACCTACACCGGGTCCCTTAAGAAGATTGCAGAAGTGCAGGACCTCCTGGACAAAACCAAAACGGACCTTTCCAATGCACAGGCTGAAAGTAAATTACCCTTCATCCAAGACCTGGCCGGGTGGCTGACAGTTATCGCAGTTCGCATTGTCAACGTCGAGAAAGTCGATATGCTCCATGAGCTCGAAGAACACAATTCAGCCGAGCTAACCAAGCTCCGTGGCGACTGGGAAGGTCTCACGCAGAACATTCACAGTCTGGAGGGCGAAGTGGATGCCAGCCAGACTCTTGTCCGCGAAATGGCCGCCGAACGGGAGGAATTGCGCAAGATGCTTGACAACAAGCAAACCGAGATCAGCTCCGAGGATCAGGAGGTGATGAATGAAATGCAGATGCTGCTAGGTGAATTCGAGACCCACAACAACGAGGGTGAAACGCCTCAGAAATCGAGTTTCGAGCTTCTCAAGCAGTGCGCCGGGGtcctggagaagaacattgAGCGGCTCGCCCAACGCGCAGAGGTTGGTTTCTACTGGAAATTATGGTATTTAGCATGCTAACATGGAGGTCGCGCAGTACATTCAACAACAAAATGAACTCATCAAGTCACTTCATGAACGCATGAAGAATTACGAGGAGAACCTGGATGACGGCATCTCCAAAGAGCGCGAGGTATGTGCCAATATGCCCAACTTTGTATACTTCTACTAACACTCCTTAGCTTGAGCTCCAAAAGGTCATCGACGACCAGGCCCGAGAACTCAGCCTCGTGGGCTCCGCTTGGTATCATCTACAAAGCCGGTGGCAGAGCAGCAACAACACGGTGTCTCGCTATCGACATGGAGCctcgctggcggaggcgCAGAAGGGCTGGCTAGCCAAGCAGCGAACTGCAGTTGCCGGCCAGTAGGTACCTTCCTGCTGTGTACAGAACATATGAGTCGTTTGGATATATTTTTGCACTTTCCTTGCTGTCTTTTTGGTTTATATTCCCACTACATCGTTTGTCACCTCTGTGGATATACATGTATGGCCTTGAGGGTCATTAGAATGCCGTGACTTTTTCCGTGTTGATCTTTTGTTGTCTGACTTGTGGTCAGTGACAGACATATTGGGTAACTATATACTTCTATCTATCTTTTGTCTTGTATCTAGAAATGATTATGTGTATACCTTGGTCTCTTTTGTCCCGAAGCATACTGGCCATGAGGCCCTGCTTTTCAAGCATCAGGCTAGAATAAAAACATTGACAACTATTTGTCACGTATCTTGATTGCACTGACTTCTATTATACATTGATTGCAAGATGAAGGGATTTGTGCGACAATAGATAGGAAACAAAGATGTACAAATAATACAAGAGATTTGGCTTATACCCATTGCCGGGGATGTCGAAGTACATCGATCAGCTCCTTTTCACTGGTCTTGTCCTCACCCAATTCCTCCTCATCCGTAGACATGGTTTCAGTTCGTGTTCCGGAAACAGGATCCATGTAAGCCCAACTGGCGGTGCGCGGAAGACTCATCAGGATGCTTTCAACACGGGCATTGGGCGTGCGCAGGCCAAAGCTGGTACCCCGGTCATAGACCAAATTAAATTCCACATAGCGGCCCCGACGAAGCTGCTGCCACTCCTTTTGGGCCGAGGTAAAGGGCATATCTTTGCGCTGTTCGATGATGGGCACATAGGATGGCAGAAAAGAGGCCAGTCCGTCGGAAACAAAGGAGAACAGCGTCTCCTGAGGATTGGACGATGATCCGGCAGAGGCCTGCAGGAAGTTGGCGTCGAGGTCATCGAAGAAAATGCCGCCGACTCCACGGGACTCGCCACGGTGAGGCAAGTAGAAATACTTGTCGCACCAGGCCTTAAACTTGGGGTAGTATGTCGCGTCGTGGCGGTCGCAGGCGTCCTTGATCGTCTTGTGGAAGTGCTGCACGTCTTCGGGGAACAGGTATGACGGGGTCAAATCCGTGCCACCCCCAAACCACCAATTCTTGTCTCCATTGATGGGATCTTTCGGATCTGAGGTCTCAAAGTACCGATAGTTCAGATGCACGGTGGGCGCCATCGGGTTGTGCGGATGCAAGACTAGTGAGAGGCCCGCAGCAAAGAAACTGAGGGATTCTACCTCGGCCTGGACGAAAGACTTGTGGTCCGCGCGCATTTTCTCAATTGCTGCCCGCGGCAGTTCTCCATAGACCACGGAGACATTCACGCCGGCCTTCTCAAACACGTTCCCGTCCTGCAGCACGCACGAAAtaccgccgccgccattggGACGCGTCCAAGTATCCGTGCGGAACTGCTGGCCATCGATCCTGCCGAGTTCCTCGATGATTTTCTGCTGGTGTTCCTTGATGAGCTTCTCCATGCGCAGGCGCATGGGCGAGGACTCGTTGATGGCCGAGGATTGTTTCAGGGCTTCGTCGAGTTCGACAATGGAAGGGGCATCAAGCTCGGTTATTTCACCTGTCATCTGCATTGGTAGGGGCAGTAAGTATGATGTTATCCAGGCAAGGTGGGAAGTGTATCGTACCATGGAGTATATAATCGCGCCGATGAAAGGCACCCCGACTGCGAGCCGCAGGTAGGGTCTCCAGACTGTGAATTTCTGCGACTCGCGCTCTTTTTGCTCTGTGGCATATCCGCGCACTTGTCTGCCCATGCGACGACCAGCAGCCCGGGCATTCGGGGCGGAGAGCTGGGCTAGAGACCTCCGCAGAGGCATGAATGATCGGGAGGCCATTTTTGCGACTGCGTCGGGGAACGCGAGGAGGGAACGGGATCAGCGCGGAATTCACTAGCCAGAATTGTCGAGACGATGAGAAAGTCGTGAGGTCAGATATATGTTCCACAGAGGGTTCTGATCCTCG is part of the Penicillium psychrofluorescens genome assembly, chromosome: 4 genome and encodes:
- a CDS encoding uncharacterized protein (ID:PFLUO_006560-T1.cds;~source:funannotate), with the translated sequence MSGLVSDEVAEDYKNSLEDLTTNDRFQISNLTVIAKENTEHAMAISRVLENHIRSTPPPQKLPALYVVDSIVKNVGTPYTLFLGRNMYQTFMNAYTLVDSQTRRKLDEMLKTWKEPVPGSLDTRPVFPPDTTRNIENALIKARTAALQSQQARQPEILRGRGSVTPTNWSTNPQPNMRHPLPNQPPPTNANGHGFNTSTPPPAHRPDPNLDSLNRDLDALIASARTDFANSPFNPSSQQRLKALLDLQGILQRQQLTQDQLNLVRDQISALGTSNPLQNAPANGPTASGPPPGSTPPTQSVSQPLQQLLNPGTLAGLIKATAVRQQPTPPPQLPNALSQMPQIPQSSGTPQPGPAGPDNPLIAALRARGLLPPASAPPSLPLSGTGGPGLPFMIPGQMGSTPPAQNPQASNINSEVPMTTASIKMVALVVSLYEARSNRCGTCGRRFLSTEEGKDKKARHLDWHFKTNQRMAEAARRAQTRSWYVDERDWIKSREAGDDQGAADPEAAAEDAAADTAKQGPPKHWIRAPNDATLRNTPCPICQEKFESSWSEDVQDWIWQDAVKVGPRVYHASCYAEVTKDGPAPARGDTPQARTGTPDSVLGKRKAEDDSPGHKVRIKMEQA
- a CDS encoding uncharacterized protein (ID:PFLUO_006561-T1.cds;~source:funannotate), which translates into the protein MKLFLTLLALLPLALAAKSLKSVIVTFPEGTPDSVINQAKDSLVASGGIITHEYHLIRGFAAEAPVKSLEALSTQDSEYKANVEEDKVVSIDGDYEGQAHSF
- a CDS encoding uncharacterized protein (ID:PFLUO_006562-T1.cds;~source:funannotate); the encoded protein is MSEHTVTKVLLEWINSFSLGRTLRATDELTDGIILWEILQDIDPQYFLDEIPERTPADHWVAKWQNLKHIHKLLLSYIRHQNDDTLPSGLDPSPDLEAVAEKAAPKETNKLLKLLLIAAISSPNAGTYVQTLQELSTSTQEGLKDIIEEAHNGQHEPLDSADELKEELAKADRPDLELQFEERVGKVIAENDRLTHEKKELEKALEDLHNRLARLQENNDTLQNRLASTEDRLVTLKSGKGEGFNAKALESKTRQQDDLIASQEAKLSAVNDELDSLRMTVESLRVKNQRYQRLQDDYDELRTERDQLARKANAAEKYRQKLQANQDFEKENQTLKNQIKDFQQQLKETDSSQRWSSERNVELEEYRKLLPQLEQDTNEIQHQKKQLEFNNHALTERLQSAAEENERNDALISELRERLRELEGSGSPSPGSGTPKKHTLHNDFEALGVKESQLKSENEELKREMESLKAPSTTVEPAPQFEGFSESFNASVHLARENSTQGEEYWKLYETYTGSLKKIAEVQDLLDKTKTDLSNAQAESKLPFIQDLAGWLTVIAVRIVNVEKVDMLHELEEHNSAELTKLRGDWEGLTQNIHSLEGEVDASQTLVREMAAEREELRKMLDNKQTEISSEDQEVMNEMQMLLGEFETHNNEGETPQKSSFELLKQCAGVLEKNIERLAQRAEYIQQQNELIKSLHERMKNYEENLDDGISKERELELQKVIDDQARELSLVGSAWYHLQSRWQSSNNTVSRYRHGASLAEAQKGWLAKQRTAVAGQ
- a CDS encoding uncharacterized protein (ID:PFLUO_006563-T1.cds;~source:funannotate), yielding MASRSFMPLRRSLAQLSAPNARAAGRRMGRQVRGYATEQKERESQKFTVWRPYLRLAVGVPFIGAIIYSMMTGEITELDAPSIVELDEALKQSSAINESSPMRLRMEKLIKEHQQKIIEELGRIDGQQFRTDTWTRPNGGGGISCVLQDGNVFEKAGVNVSVVYGELPRAAIEKMRADHKSFVQAEVESLSFFAAGLSLVLHPHNPMAPTVHLNYRYFETSDPKDPINGDKNWWFGGGTDLTPSYLFPEDVQHFHKTIKDACDRHDATYYPKFKAWCDKYFYLPHRGESRGVGGIFFDDLDANFLQASAGSSSNPQETLFSFVSDGLASFLPSYVPIIEQRKDMPFTSAQKEWQQLRRGRYVEFNLVYDRGTSFGLRTPNARVESILMSLPRTASWAYMDPVSGTRTETMSTDEEELGEDKTSEKELIDVLRHPRQWV